The DNA segment GAATCCCTTGTGGAACTGAATTTTTGGATGTGATCTCCCCACAATACATTGCTGACCTCGTTGCATGGGGAGCCATTGGTGCAAGGACCACTGAAAGCCAAGTCCATCGTGAATTGGCTTCTGGGCTCTCCGCACCAATTGGATTTAAAAATGGTACCGATGGGAATGTTCAAATTGCAATTGATGCCATTCGTTCCGCAAGTTCCAGCCACCATTTTCTGTCTGTGACCAACCAAGGTAGCAGTGCGATTTTTAAGACAGCTGGAAACAAAGACACACATGTGATTTTACGTGGTGGAAACAAAGGACCTAACTTTGATGAGGCGTCCGTGAACGAAGTGGGTGCCCAAATTGAAAAAGCGGGCCTTCCTCCAAAAGTGATGGTGGACTGTTCCCATGGCAATAGCCAAAAAGACTTTCGCAAACAACCAAGTGTTGTGGATTCCGTTTCGGAACAATTTTCGAAAGGAAGCAAATACATCCTCGGTGTGATGGTTGAAAGCCACTTAAAAGAAGGGAACCAATCCATTGACGCTAAACCATTGACCTATGGACAATCGATTACCGATGCTTGTGTGTCTTGGGAAACAACAGTTCCCATGTTCGAAAAATTGGCTCAGGCAGCAAACAAACGTAAGTAAGACTGCCCTTATCTCTCCGAGGTTTGTGTCTGTTTTTTAGATTATTGATCTAAAAACACATGGGCTTCGGAAGGATACTCTCTTTTCGTCACTTCCTTGTGATAGGCATTCACAGCTTCTTTCACAGCACCACTTAAGTTCCCAAATTTCTTTAAAAACTTCGGATGGAAATCTTCATTGAGTCCCAGTAAGTCTTGCATCACAAGGACTTGGCCTGAAGTGTATTTTCCAGCTCCAATTCCAATGGTAGGAATCCGAATGGATTCTGTGATTTCTTTTCCAAGAGATTCGGGCACCATCTCGAGTAATAACGCAAAGGCACCAGCTTCCGCAATTTCTCTAGATTTACGGATCATTTTGTTCCGTGCCGCTTCTGTTTTCCCTTGGACACGGTGTCCTCCAAGAGTATGTACCGATTGTGGGGTGAGTCCCAAATGGGCAAACACGGGGATTCCTGATTCGGTCATCCGTTTTGTGAGTTCGATGATAAAGTCAGAGTCCCCTTCCAATTTCACACAGGAAGCATTGGTTTCTTTTAACACTCGGCCGGCGGAACGAATGCCTTCTTCGATGGAGGTTTGGTAGGACAAAAATGGCAAATCAGCAATGATCGTTTTGTCAGGAGCCCCTTTACAAACCGCCTTCGTGTGGTAGATGATTTCATCCAGTGTAACGGGAAGTGTGGACTGGTTCCCTTGGATGACCATTCCGAGAGAATCACCTACAAGCAGGCAATCCACATCGGTGCGATTAAAAAGAGTCGCAAAGGTATAATCATAGCAGGTGATGACAGAGATTGGTTCCCCAACATCGTATTTCTTTTTATACTGTAGAATAATGTTTTTCATGGTTGAGTTCCGAAAAAAGGGCATACACACCAATTTCACCCATATCCGTTAACAATTGTTTAATGAATGGTCTTGAATAAAGGGAATGGTGGGGTAAATGTAAAAAATCTGTTTTCATAACAACAGCTTCGTAAGTGAGAATGTCGATGTCAATTTCACGTGGTCCTTTCCAAGACCTACGTTTTCTTCCCAGTTTGTCTTCAATCCCTTGTAAGGAATCAA comes from the Leptospira ellinghausenii genome and includes:
- a CDS encoding 3-deoxy-7-phosphoheptulonate synthase, with the translated sequence MKPTANLRILEQHSLIPPSVLIEELPLTDEASDVVVRTRSQISDIIHGKDDKRMLVVVGPCSVHDINAVMEYAEKLKPKIKEFEKELLIVMRVYFEKPRTTVGWKGLINDPDLDGSFHINKGLQLARKLLLDLNKMGIPCGTEFLDVISPQYIADLVAWGAIGARTTESQVHRELASGLSAPIGFKNGTDGNVQIAIDAIRSASSSHHFLSVTNQGSSAIFKTAGNKDTHVILRGGNKGPNFDEASVNEVGAQIEKAGLPPKVMVDCSHGNSQKDFRKQPSVVDSVSEQFSKGSKYILGVMVESHLKEGNQSIDAKPLTYGQSITDACVSWETTVPMFEKLAQAANKRK
- the panB gene encoding 3-methyl-2-oxobutanoate hydroxymethyltransferase; translation: MKNIILQYKKKYDVGEPISVITCYDYTFATLFNRTDVDCLLVGDSLGMVIQGNQSTLPVTLDEIIYHTKAVCKGAPDKTIIADLPFLSYQTSIEEGIRSAGRVLKETNASCVKLEGDSDFIIELTKRMTESGIPVFAHLGLTPQSVHTLGGHRVQGKTEAARNKMIRKSREIAEAGAFALLLEMVPESLGKEITESIRIPTIGIGAGKYTSGQVLVMQDLLGLNEDFHPKFLKKFGNLSGAVKEAVNAYHKEVTKREYPSEAHVFLDQ
- the folK gene encoding 2-amino-4-hydroxy-6-hydroxymethyldihydropteridine diphosphokinase, which encodes MKYSNIAFLSLGSNIGDRHHFMDQAIWEISTLPELQILKQSERLETAPLENTNQPYFLNQIVKVMVSSAFTLPCLLDSLQGIEDKLGRKRRSWKGPREIDIDILTYEAVVMKTDFLHLPHHSLYSRPFIKQLLTDMGEIGVYALFSELNHEKHYSTV